ATCATCCTGTTGACAATATCCTTGGAAGTATTCAAAGAGGGGTAACTACTTGTTCACGTTTAGCAACTTTTTGTGGatattactcgtttgtttcctctttggaacCTCTCAAGGTAGATGAAGCACTTGATGATCCGGATGGGCTAATTgctatgcaagaagagttgaacaacttcacaagaAATGAGGTATGGGAGTTGGTTGAAAGACCAAAGCAAAATGTAATTGTCACCAAGTGGGTTTTccgaaacaaacaagatgaacatggtgtcATCATAAGAAACAAGGTAAGGTTAGTTGCACAAGGTTTCACCcaaattgaaggtttggattttggtgaaaacTATGCATGgttagctaggcttgagtcaattcatATACTATTAGACTATGCTACTCACTATAATTTCAAACTTTATCAAATGaatgtgaaaagtgcattcttgaacGGCCCCCTATCCGAGTTGGTGTAGGTAAAACAACCGCCGGGCTTTGAAGATCCAAGATTTCCAAATCAtgtgtacaagctccataaggcgctctatgggcttaagcaagctcctagagcatggttgAATACCTTTAGGATTTTCTTCTCAAGAACAACTTTGTAATGGGCAAAGCCGATTCTACTCTCTTTACTCACAAAGTTGATAAGGATATctttgtttgccaaatatatgtcgatgacattatatttgatTCTACTGATAAGAAATTTTGTGAGGAGTTCAGTAGGATCATGACCAAGAGGTTAGAaatgtccatgatgggtgatAGAAGttctttcttggacttcaagtcaagcaaatgaaggaagggactttcatatgtcaaaccaagtatgtcAAGGATATGcttaagaagtttgacatgaCCGATGCCAAGCTCATCAAGACACTCATGGTATTAAATGGTCATCTTGATCTCAACGAAGAAGGGAAGTCagttgatcaaaaggtatatcgctccatgatcggctctcttcttacctttgtgcatctaggtcTGATATTACGCTTAGTgagtgcatgtgtgcaagatttcaagccaatcccaAGGAATGTCACTTAATagctgttaagagaattttgAGATATTTGGTACACACTCCTatccttggcttgtggtatcctaAAAGCTCCACTTTCGATCTACTTGGCTATTCCAATTCGGATTGTGCCGGTTGCAAGGTAGATAGAAAGAGTATCACGgggacttgccaatttcttGGAAGGTCCCTAGTGTCTTGAAGCTctaagaaataaaattcggtTGCTTTATCCACCGCCAAAGTTGAATATGTTGCAGTGGGTGCTTGTTGTGCCCAGCTCTTGTGGATGAAGCAAACGTTGAGTGattttggttgtaagtttagcaagattccgctcttgtgtgacaatgagagcgcTATCAAGCTAACAAACAAGTCGGTGCAACACTCATGAACAAAGCACATAGATATAAGACATCATTTATTAAGGGATCATGACGCTAAGGGAGATATTGCTTTACGTCATGTGAGCACTGAACGGCGacttgccgatatcttcactaagcctctagatgagcaaaggttttatGCTTTGAAGAGTGAATTAAATatcttggattctcgtaacttggcTTGACTTGTTGCGCATACTTGATTGCTGCCTAGATAGGAAAAATGaattttcttgtgttgagttgtttcttttcaaaaatatttggattttgaTCTTCGGATCAAAACTTTACTCTTGTGCTCATTGTTATGTATTGTTGTTTGTGGCTGATCACAAAGTGTCAAGTTGTCTCATATGTCTACAGCCATATATCATAAAATCTCCAAAATCATTCCTCTCAAAATCTATCTTTTTGGAGAAGTTTAGCCACCATCGGAACTTCCCACACTAGGTCGGAACTTCTGATCCCCTTTGGAGGCTTGAAGAAAGTCCTGACAAGAGGCTCTCAGGAAGCAGATTAATATtcatcggaacttccgacacaaggtcggaacttccgacatcCCTCGGAAGTTTCAACATCCTTCCGACCGAGGGCCCTTAGGAGTCAAAATCTATTTTCATCAGAATTTCTGACACCCCGTTGGAACTTCTGGCAAATCACTTACTCCTATATATACCCGTTGGATAGCCCCCTCTAAACCCTAACTCCTTTCTCAACAGCCACCGACGCCTCCACCTCTCCTCTCTCAAATCCTTAAGGGGATATCAAGTTCTAGCCGTGGAATTTCTTTGCTCGTGGATTATTTGGATTCTCCACTCCTCAGAAGATCCGATCCCCATCATCTTTCCTCCGATTCACGCGGGAAATCTTCAAGGTAAATCACTCAAAAATCCTGTCGCCCGATTTTTCAATGTAGAAGGAATTAGATTATTTCCTTTTGGGGATAGTTTCTAGATGCATCATAGAACTCTTGCCTAGAATCTTGTCAAGTTTGGTGAGCTAAATCTCTCAATCCATGGAAGATTGTGCCAGCTTGGGCTCtgttggaagttccgaccccAGGTTGGAAGTTCCGACAGGCGCCTGAGTTGAACAATCTTGACTCATTTGACTCCGTTCTTTTGATCCATCCTAATTATCATCATAAATTCTTCAGATGGCTCATGAAAAGAGAGGGAAGCAGAGGGTAGCATCACTGAAAATTGAGTCTTATTCATCATCCGATTCCAAGGCAACAGAGAAAGCTTCACGGATTGTTCATCGCATGGCAAAGAGAAAGGTTGTTCCTAAGCTTCCTTTGCGCTCTCATGGTCGTGGAAGACCTAATCCACAAGGAACTTCTGCTCAAGGTGCTCGCCCTCACATTAAGCGTGCTTCCGCTCTGGGATCTCACTTGGCAGATGCAGGAGTCCTTGGAGTATCTTGAGAGAATTATCAATCGGATGCAGGCACCGATCAGACAAACTAATCCATAGTACAATGGGACTTGTCCAGTAGAATACACAAACGGCAAGCATAATCTATATGCTTTTAGGTATGACGATCCCTCTGGGTATGGCAAAGAGCAACAAGGGGATGTTCATTTTTTGTTGAACTTTCATGCAGATTGGTATGCCTCCATGATCCTTTGCAAATCTCATCCCACCACCAAGATGAAATCCATCAACTGGGATTATTTGTTTGAAATCGATTTGCCGGTGGTAAGGGAAGTAGAAGATGCTTGTAAAAGAATGAATCTATCATCAATCATGTCCTTCAACTATGATTAGAATGAGGAGGTCATTGCTCAGTTCTATGCAACTCTTTATGTCAACCGCTCAACCAAGACCTTTCATTGGACCATTCAAGGCAAGCCCTTCTTCGTTGAGTATGCACACTTTGCTAGCATTCTTGGGTTCTCTAATGCTAATCTCATGAGAGAGAAGATACATGAGGAGGAAAATGTGCctgatgatggagaacttcacTTCATGTCTGATAGTGCATATGGTGATATTAAGTTTGGGACAATACATGGGTTGACACCTTACTACAAGCTGCTCAACCAACTCTGAATACTGTGTCCCAAAATTGGTGACTTGGACAACATCAACATGTCCAAGAATCTACTTGCTAGGATGGCTCCTAACAAGAATGAGTTTAGTGTCTTTGACTTAATTTGGGAGGAAATCATCATCTACTCTGTTTCACCAAAGAAAGGCTGTCACTATGCACCGTACATCTTTGCCATGATCAAATAAGTGACAGGTCTAAATATCTTGAACGACAAGGGCCATCAAGTATACAAGCCTAAGAAAGGTCAACTTCAGCGTGTTCTCGAGCTTGGAGCTCATGCACCTCACCGCTCCGCTCAAGGATACTCACATGCTCCATCTAGCTCTCCTGGTCCATCTAGCTCCCAAGGTCCCTCAAGCACCCATGGTCCGCCTCCTCGTGCCCTAAAGAAGAAAGGAATTCTAAGTTTCATCTCTCAAGGCTTGTTTGCATGCTTCAACATGGACCGTCACAACGCCCAAGAAATTCATGCTCATAGGAAGTATGTGGATGAGCAACTCTTGAAGATGGAGGAAAGGCAAAAGGCTCTTATGGCAAAGAATGTCATGCCTCACTCTCCGATTCGTGCTCCAATGGACTTCCCTCCCCCTCCAACTTTCAACAACCCTTGGGAGGAACTTGGTAGCTCATCTATGATGTTTGGTGCTCCTCAAATGGATGATGATGATATTGAGGAGGATTTGGGCGGCCGTGACGAGAtggatgaagaggaagaagacaaCATGCTCGCAGCCGACACACCCAtagatgatgatgaagatgatgaggatgatgagtgATGGATATGGAAGGGCCTCTCCTTCTTGGCGCTTGATGCCAAAGTTGGAGTGAGCTCACCATAGGCAGTTGGCGCTCTCACCACTAGCATAGGTCCTCGCCATGTGCCTGGGCGTTAGCCAAGGCCTGCGGGAGTGGGTCTGGCGGGGTGTGTGTGTCCTCGGTTCCCACCGGGACCAGCTGTGGCCCCTGCACATCCACCATGATGCATTCCCGTAGCACGGGACAGCCGAGGGATGACACATCCCCGACACTGGAGCCCTCAGTAAGGAGGTCATCGTCGGAGCAGAGATCTTGGAACGAGGCGGGGCCGTACCCCATCATGCCCACAAGCTTGGTTGCGAGCAAAGGTAGCGGCATGGTTCTCAAGAGCTCCCTGGCGTGTACGCCTGCGGCATTCGTGAGGCCGAACAAGAACTAGGCGCGTGGTGAACGCGGCAGGGACAGCGGGGTCCCCCCGGAAAGGTAGCGAAAGAAGTTGTGCAGGGAGAATAGGACCAAGTCCACATCGTTCACTGAGGGGTCGGCACCGAGCATGAGCTCGATGCGCCGTGCCAGTGCCTCAGTGTCGAGGTCGACCAGCGGCCCGTTTGAGGGGGTGTCTCCCTCAAGCGATGTCAGAGGAGTGGGCTCCTCGCAGAGACGAAGCGTGCCGAGACGATCAGCAACGAAGTCATGGTTTCCAAAGTAGAAGGCCTGGAAGGGCGCGAAGACGGGAGGTTCCCACAGCCCAAAGCGCGGGGCTACAGGAAACTCCAGCGAGCCAAAGCGGATCGTACTACCCAGGCTCATGAGGTCGGAGATGCTGGAGATGGAGGCCATCCGATCGTCGGGACGGTGACGCACGATGTCCTCCCCAAGGACGGCGCCAAACTGTCGGTTCCGGAAATGGCCGTCAGCTAAACCTAGTCGAAGTGTGTATTGCGCGTTGTGATCAGATGTagcctagcacacaatgactcaagatttatactggttcaggcaaaatgccctacgtccagttGAGGGTCTGTaggttgtattgcttgagcccaggtgctcgGGAGAGTTTGGGGAGTTACAAATTTTTGAGTAGAGGAGGTGATGAGTTATCTCTCTTGTTTTCTAGGTGGAAGACCCTCCCTTTTCTAGTCCAAAGGAGGCCTCCTTTACAGGGGAACTAAGAGAAGAAAAGTGAGGTAGAGAGAGAGTGAAAACCTCGCTAGTCGGGGTCGTCTACTCTGTTAGTGGGGGCTACCAAACCTGTCAGTCGGAGCCCTCCGGCGACCACCGTCCAAGTCCTGCGTCGTGGAGTAGCCATCTCATCTCGTCCCTATGTGTCGTGCTTCGTCAGTCAGGGATGAGCGTGCGCCAATAAGTACGGTACGGCCGTCATGCCCTATCCCTAGCGCCACGCTCTGTCACTCCGTCATGACGGAGGCGTGCCTACCGGATCATGATGGCGTTGTACCCCATCCGTTCGCGAGGATGGGCAGGTGAAATAGTGCCCCCTGCTGCCATAGCAGAGGGGACTTCACCTCCTGTTACTAGACCCTATACGACAAGTTGACTCCGGCATTCACCCTTATCCTCAGCACCTGCTCCCGAGGACCGTCAGTGCGCAAGGCCTGGCCAGCCAACCGACCTCGTCAGTCGGGGGCAGCGACACGTGTACGGTGGAGTCCGGTCGGCACCTTAGTTTAGAACCATGATACGGACCTAGGCCTCGGTCGTTCCTCAATCGGGGACGCAGGTTGAGGCTCCtgccgaccggccggccggtcgggaCCGTGGGCCTAGCGGCCTGGAGAAAGCCATAGCCTAGGAGGGCGGTCGTTTGATCCATGCGTGGTCTTAGACTATCCAGAGTTCCGGCGGGAAGTGGGCCTGCTGGGGACCCCAGGTCCCTGGACCCATCACTCACCCATGGTGGTCTAGTGGAGGTCATGGTGAAAGTCTAGTCGGCGACGTCTGTGGGCGTCGTTTCCATCTTGGAGGCGACTTTTATGTACCTCTCCGTGCTATCATGCTATGGATTCTTTGGGTGAAAACCCAGCCCAATACTTGGGCCGGTGATGATGGTGTGCTAGCGTCGTGGTCCTTCCTGAAGATGTCGTGAGAACCTTTGTGTTTCGTTCTTCCTCTGATCGTGCTCGACTGCGGGCACGAGGGTTCTTTGAGAAGTTGGAGATGCTGCGTCGAGATGTTTGGCGAGCTCAGCAACAATGAATGGAAGCTATTTATTAGATTGCTTCTTCCGTGAATTTCCCTTTGAAACTATAGAGGTTGTTCGGCTAGGTTGCAACTTGGAGCTGCTTGATCGTATGCGCCAAACAAGCTCGGCAACAATGAGCATTTTGACCAGACTTGCTAGTTTGTAGGTGTTGTAGGTGTTGGTGTAGTTGTAAGTAATGTAGTTGTGGTGTACGATTTTCTGTGGTATAAAATTTTCACGTCCGGTATACCTATTAACCAGATCGATTCTCTTTTTCCAATTCTCTTTTCTTATTAATATACATCTAATTCTGCCGTAGATCTTATTAATATAAGTCTACGCCGAACCGTCTTCTACGGCAAACCGTCTTAATATACATCTACGCCGAACCGTCTTAATATACATCTGTGCGCCGAACCGTCCGTCTTCTACACCAAACCGTCTTAATATACATCTACGCCGAACCGTCTTAATGTACGTCTACGCGCCGAACCATCTTCTACGCCAAACCATCTTAATATACATCTACGCCGAACCGTAGAAGTCCATCTTCTACGCCAAACCATCTTAATATATATCTACACCGAACCGTCTTCTACACCAAACCTACACCAAACCGTCTTAACCGCGAGGTTCATGATCTTTCGAAAGAAAAATGTACTCGTGTTCGGAAAAAAAAGATGTACTCTCGTGTGAAATGACACAACGAAGGCGTTCGTTCTACACGTTAGCAATGCAATTTCCTTCCCACCAGATGCCATTCACGAAACAAGATGCAACATTTTGTGAGCATAAACAGAGCGTCAGGCCAGAAGAGACTATCGATGACAGGAACTGACTTTTTATTTCTACCCACACACACCAACAGTACCAAACTAGCTATACACATGCGTGCATGGTCGCACCCTTGAAGCTTGCTCCACCTCAGAGTCTCCTACGGTTCTTGGGGGTCAAAATTCAAGCGTCGCCGAGGTGGTTGTCTTTGTTCAGCCTCGCCGCCGTGGCCACCGCCgcgcccacgccgccggccCTGGCGTGAGTTTCGGCGTCGTTGAACGTCTCCGCCTGGACCACCCTCGTCGCGTCCTCCGTCGCCGCGGCCTTGTCTCCGGCCAGCTTCGCCGTCGCGTCCTGCGCGCCCGAACAAGCACGGGTAAGGTCACGTTGCATTATGGTTCGGAAGCTTGCAAGCATTCAGCGCTAGCTACACCGGTCGCTCACCGAGAGGACGTCGCCGATCTTGACCTTGTCGCCTTCGCGCGTGGCCTGGGCGTTGGCGCGCGCCGCGGCCCGCGCCTGGTCGCCAAGGCCGCCGGGCATGGCGACGTCCGCCCCGTGCGCGCTCATCTCCGCGGCGCGGATGGCCTCCGCGTCGGCGCGGTCGACGGGGCGCCCGCCCCccgccctcgccgtcgcctCCAGCGCCTCGCCGATGGTGATCTTGGTGGCGTCCTCCTCCGCAGCCGGCGGCGGGTCGGCCACGGAGTACTGCCCCACGACCTGGCCCGCCACGAACTCCGTGACGACGCGGCCCCCCGGCACGGCGGTCTGGGTGACAGTGATGCCctgcgccgcggcggcgtcgcTGGCCTGGCCCGGGCGCACGGCCCCGACGGCCTGGTTGTAGGCCGCGGCCGTCTCCATGGCGGTCGCGGCGCtgaagccgccgccggcgccctccgGGACCTGGACGCCCGGCACGCTGTCCTCGGCGGACGACATGGCGACCGCGTCGCGCGGCGCGATGGGCTGCCCCGCGAGGTCGCCCGTCACGGCGAACACGTGGCCGTACCTGATGGCCTCCTGCTCCGGCTGCTGCAGGTCCTGGCCCTGGCCCAGCAGCTGGGCCGTGTCGCCCTGCGCCTGGAGCGGGTCGTCTTCCCTCCTCGGCTGCGCCTGCGCCATTGCTCTCCCTCGATCTGTGCTCGGTCTCTAGCTAGTTCGTGCAGTGGATGCTCGGCAGAGTGAAGTGGCCTGCCTTTCTGCCACGCCGATTTTATGTACAGGATTGCGGCATGGGCCTGTATTTGGACATGGCCATCGGAggtcggcgacggcgagcgcacAGGGCGGTGACGCGTGCGACGCGCCGTGCCCGCGTGTCGTCGGCACAAAGGTTGGCCGGCGAAGGTATGAGCTGCACGTGTACAGACGCTTCCTGTAAGCTGCCCTCGTGTCGTCTCGTCGCAGAATTCCAGTTGCACAGAATGTACTGGATGCGGAGGATACGAGTCCACCATACCGTGCCTACGGATTTGGAATTTTGGGCCCTTGGTTCTAAACTCAAGACAAAATAGATCCTGCAGAAGAAGTATAGAATTTCTTTTACTGTGTACAGAAATTTCTTCAGCATTGCCCAGTTAAAGGTGCAATGTTAATCCAGGTTCCTTTCGTTTGACTTTTTATGGTGCAGTTGCACAAAAATGCGGCACACTGCACTGTGCCATATTAGAAAGTTATCgtagcttcttcttccttttaTTAAGTTAGGTGCAGTTGTTCATGTTTTTACAGTGACTGAACTGACCTGTTGAGCACAATGGAAAATGGCTGGCAAGGGCCTTTGAGAAGGATCTGCATTGTACATTTGTACgaaatttttttgaaaaaggttaaaaaaattaaattcgaaaaagggtgcCGATTCGCaaattttcgaaaaatgggtacctcccgcccgatcaacgggcgggaggcgtggggccgaagacctcccgcccatccaacgagCGGGAGGTGCCAAAACTTTTTCCAAgtccctcccgagggcctcttcacgaataaattttttttattcgcaaagaggcccctgacgcggccgcgggggcgtcccgcccgcccgccctacagtgcggaggggcatcccgcccattgggcgggcgggagaccccccccccccccgcgctaTATAAGCCCCACCTGCCCCTAAATTcccattttattcagcaaaaactaGGAAAAAacgaaagagaggagaggaaaagagaagagaaagcggcgaagccctgttcacacgtcggtttggaggtatattctcgttctaatcgtataattacttaaaaataactataatctaagaaatatttcttagggtagttatattttgaatagtttttagtattttcaattgtttttagtataatttatattccgaatagtttagaatctggaaaatataatctggAAATCGCTGAAAATtagggtcgttgtgtattaatatgtagtataactagtttattaatgattgacagatatgtcttccgagaagggtacttccagtatatattacggaaaaggaaatgtgatttatgggccgaatggggtagatttaagtgaattcaactgtgcggtcagagaaattaccagaccgcacgagaggacatttgaatccctatgcaattGGTCagcggattaaggattaatcaggagacacacactgtgagtgttcagtgcgtcaAAATCGTACTACTcgcgctttgatctgggagctgatgccacttgcaagcaacgaggactagttaagttatctgcaaaatgtaagtcattggcaatgaccactggtactccttgtcagtgtgcaccagaaaCCTTTGATAAACATCGAAGCTGCTGCGGGGGATAAagatgttgatgaagaagttgaggagccaaatattgaggcaggtggcaccgcagcacctcagtgcgtggctgatgagggggagaacataccccgtattgttgaacagctaCGAGACGAAGAACATGAATTGGATGAaacaatgaatgccgattcatCTGATGATGAAGAGGATGTGCCTGACaaatgggtaagcagcgacttcggtcatcttgtcgtagatgaggAACCCAGCGTGCCTTGGGTTTGCAGGGAGAACGAAGTTGTCTAGGatgcgaggtaccactcaattgatgaggtgaaggaagctgttaagtgttggtctctctcttatgcgagagttcaaaacagtcgagtgcaagtctcgtaagtacgatgtggtatgtatGAAGGAGGGTtgtccgtggcgggtgcatgcctataagggcaaatggaaagattattgggaatgctcaattgtcactcagcacacttgtcatttgccgggCGTGCAGAAGTCCCATCGTAACCTTACATCGCAATACATTGCAAACGAGATGTACGTGATGATAGTAGACAACCTGTCatttgaaccaaagtctattatcaggcatATTTAGgagaagtacaagtataccatctcgtacaggAAGGCGTGAAGTGCAAAACAGAACGTGTTAGAGATGAGGTTTGGGACGTTCAAGGCTGCATATAATAATATTTCTCGATTGTTGGCCGTCATTTGTCATAGAAATCCTGGaagctattatgacctgaaaagtCTAGACAGAGGACAAGGTCCGCCCTTCATATTGCAGTGGGCCTTTTTTAggttgggtccatgcattaacgcattccaacactactggcctatcctgtgcatcgatgggacttttctcacaggaaagtatagattgcaaatgctgataGCCATTgcagtggatggaaacaatcaattgcttccagttgcttttgcttttgttgagagcgaGAA
The genomic region above belongs to Panicum hallii strain FIL2 chromosome 4, PHallii_v3.1, whole genome shotgun sequence and contains:
- the LOC112890056 gene encoding late embryogenesis abundant protein D-34-like; translation: MAQAQPRREDDPLQAQGDTAQLLGQGQDLQQPEQEAIRYGHVFAVTGDLAGQPIAPRDAVAMSSAEDSVPGVQVPEGAGGGFSAATAMETAAAYNQAVGAVRPGQASDAAAAQGITVTQTAVPGGRVVTEFVAGQVVGQYSVADPPPAAEEDATKITIGEALEATARAGGGRPVDRADAEAIRAAEMSAHGADVAMPGGLGDQARAAARANAQATREGDKVKIGDVLSDATAKLAGDKAAATEDATRVVQAETFNDAETHARAGGVGAAVATAARLNKDNHLGDA